One part of the Sander vitreus isolate 19-12246 chromosome 10, sanVit1, whole genome shotgun sequence genome encodes these proteins:
- the LOC144524450 gene encoding uncharacterized protein LOC144524450 isoform X6, which translates to MEAVIGLLVMILGVSHGVETYCDGRQDGAQCYGALGGTVVLQLMDNASEISKYQWSINTTTILIWRNNTFVINAIANRSFFTPSDGTFRINNLSWTDGGEYTLQIFGSDGQVSERRTLQLTIQVGYLPIMAGVLSALVILLVVGVAVICAQKKKQNNKPKEEEDHELTYADVRMVQQPVRQMQKKAETEVEVEYGQIKFPERPQQTVEPA; encoded by the exons GTGTGGAAACCTACTGTGATGGCCGACAGGATGGAGCTCAGTGTTACGGAGCTTTGGGAGGAACTGTGGTCCTCCAGCTGATGGACAACGCCTCAGAAATATCTAAATACCAATGGTCAatcaacacaacaacaatactCATTTGGAGAAATAATACGTTTGTGATTAATGCGATAGCAAACAGATCCTTCTTCACTCCCAGTGATGGAACATTTAGGATCAACAACCTGAGCTGGACTGATGGAGGTGAATATACACTTCAAATCTTTGGTTCAGATGGCCAGGTATCAGAGCGGCGAACTCTACAGTTGACCATTCAAG TAGGGTACTTGCCGATAATGGCTGGTGTACTGTCTGCGTTGGTAATTCTGTTAGTGGTCGGGGTGGCTGTCATCTGTGCTCAGAAGAAAAAGCAGAACAACAAACCTAAAG aagaagaagaccaTGAACTAACCTATGCTGATGTCAGGATGGTGCAGCAGCCAGTGAGGCAGATGCAGAAAAAGGCAGAGacggaggtggaggtggagtaCGGCCAGATCAAGTTTCCAGAGCGACCTCAGCAGACTGTTGAACCAGCATGA
- the LOC144524450 gene encoding uncharacterized protein LOC144524450 isoform X7, protein MEAVIGLLVMILGVSHGVETYCDGRQDGAQCYGALGGTVVLQLMDNASEISKYQWSINTTTILIWRNNTFVINAIANRSFFTPSDGTFRINNLSWTDGGEYTLQIFGSDGQVSERRTLQLTIQGYLPIMAGVLSALVILLVVGVAVICAQKKKQNNKPKEEEDHELTYADVRMVQQPVRQMQKKAETEVEVEYGQIKFPERPQQTVEPA, encoded by the exons GTGTGGAAACCTACTGTGATGGCCGACAGGATGGAGCTCAGTGTTACGGAGCTTTGGGAGGAACTGTGGTCCTCCAGCTGATGGACAACGCCTCAGAAATATCTAAATACCAATGGTCAatcaacacaacaacaatactCATTTGGAGAAATAATACGTTTGTGATTAATGCGATAGCAAACAGATCCTTCTTCACTCCCAGTGATGGAACATTTAGGATCAACAACCTGAGCTGGACTGATGGAGGTGAATATACACTTCAAATCTTTGGTTCAGATGGCCAGGTATCAGAGCGGCGAACTCTACAGTTGACCATTCAAG GGTACTTGCCGATAATGGCTGGTGTACTGTCTGCGTTGGTAATTCTGTTAGTGGTCGGGGTGGCTGTCATCTGTGCTCAGAAGAAAAAGCAGAACAACAAACCTAAAG aagaagaagaccaTGAACTAACCTATGCTGATGTCAGGATGGTGCAGCAGCCAGTGAGGCAGATGCAGAAAAAGGCAGAGacggaggtggaggtggagtaCGGCCAGATCAAGTTTCCAGAGCGACCTCAGCAGACTGTTGAACCAGCATGA